atgtatttgACTTTACTGCTTTTTTAACTTGTTCTATAATGCATATATACAATAAGTGTCAGGAAGTAGTCTAGTCCAGGAAGTAGGTTTAATATACTCCAGTCAAACATGTTGGTAGATATCACTCTGTATGTTGATTTGACACAACCTTTAGTATGTGATTTGGCACTACCTTTTTGTATGTGGCTTGACATTACCTTTTCTACGTGGCAATTGTTAATCCCAAATGGAAGGACACAGGCATTTGCCAGGGTGTAATACAGTATTGCCAAGAATAGACTGTTGTAGTGCAGTTAATCATTAGCTATTTtagttatatatttaattttccATTCATCCCTGTGCTCCACCATATGTCTAATTATGATTCACTTTGAATTGTTGGTCCCTTTACTTCACCCTTTCTCTCCACCATAGCGTGGGATTCCTGTGCCTTGTGTTCCACACTGTGTATGTAAATCTGTTCAATGAAATTACTAAAACCTTTAATTCAGCAGCGTTAACCCAGCTGTATAACACAGGCTGCACCTCAACCAATAAGCTGaagactgttgttgttttttcctgtCATGTGCTCCGTTACTTAtgaaatatgtattttaatatttacttttttaaacaaatgaATTTCCAATCAATTACTAGTGGTCTTTATTCAATTGTTTTTGGAATATCCCTTAAAATGTGACTTTTAATTGATATGTATTATGATTGAAGGACAAACTTGTTAGAACTAGTTGCAATCACTTAGGCCATTacaatatacaaattatatgaTTAGCTATGGTCATTGGCATTAGTCTGTGCCAGCAACATTTCTGAGTTATCAGAAGCAAGTGTAGGTTCATAGTAGATTGGTTGACGTTTATTAGAATGGGCTACatagttattgttatttttcaaTATTGATACATTCAGATTCATTCAAATCCTATGAATATGTCGGTCCTAACTGCTTTGgtattgtgtgtttgcttgtccATAATTTCAAATCCTAAATTCATGTGTTGGATTTTTGAGGACTACCTAAAAAGCAAAAGGTACAGTTGCAATACCTTCTGTTTGTTGATGTGCCAATATCACAGAACAGACACCATTACCCAGAGTTCGTTGCGGCGAAGCAAGATAACACGTGTTTTCATCATGGCGGCCTCCGGTAAAAAAGCATTGACTGGGTCTGGTGATTCAAGTAGCAGTGAAGATGAAGATTTGGAAAAATTTAAGGAAGCGGTTTGGAATGTGGATGGTCCGAAGAACACAGGTAACCTTATATATACGTTTCGGGGGTTTGACCATGTCAAACCGTCATATGGATATTTGTCAACAACTTCTACCATAAAAGCAGTGCATTGATCAACCAGTTTCCGAATGCCTGACACCTAGTATGTTTCTATGTTAAACGTGAAATGCACAAACATAATGCCAACGAATGCACTTTAGGCAACGCAGTCAGTTGCACAATATGCAGTTATTAATGGAAGTATTTCTGTTTATTTACGATGCAGGAAAAAAACATCAAGAACCCAAACCAACGCGGAGGTAAATCCACTTGTCCCCTATTCTATTTGACTGTTTTGTGTTGCATTCTGTATGCgtacagtaacagttgtatccAGTACGAAAGCTAAATACTGTCCGTTCCATGTAGAGCTACTGTTCACCTAGCTGATTTTTAAAAGCTGTTCATCTGACAAATCATACTGTTTGCAATGCTGGATACGAGATTATTTTTATTCTGTTATAGCATTTATTGAACTACTTGTCACCTAGCTCTGTATATAATtgatgttttttaattggtaaTGCGTAATGCATGCAAAGTATTCAGTACGATTAGACTGTCGAGCTACCGGTATATAGCTGCTATCACCCAGGTGCAATGAGGGTCCCCTTTTGAAAGTGTTTGCACTCACTCTCTATACATTGTTATTCGAAATAATGAAGGGAATGATGTATAGTCACATTGGGCTGTCTCCACAGGTTGATTGTGTCCGACCATCAACATGACTGTAATGAGCTGCAGGTGACACCAGAGTTTCGTGCACACGTCGCCAAAAAGTTGGAGCATATGCTTGACGGGTACATTGGTTTGATCAAAGATTTTGCTCATAATGATCAACACTTTCTTATCATAAAATCATTCACGTAACACATTTTGCTCATCAGTTTTATTTCAGAGAAGCCAGCAGGAGCTGTATCTCACCAGAGCTCAAGCACGTTGGAGGATGATGATCTTGGTGCGTTTTTTGCAATATGCAGTATGTTCCTTTTGTTGATGGGCTACTTGGCTTTATAACAACTGTGATGACCATTTTTTGTCACAGGCTTCAAACTGTTTGCAACATCGAACCAAGGTCAAAGATTTGATGAACCACTATGTCCTGTGAAACGCCGGCGTGTTCCCAGCTCAaggtaaaaaacatttgcgTGGAATTAACCAACAAATTTCTTCCTTAAATCGGCAGTATCGATCTCAATCCGACTTCAATTTATGTTGACATCCATTTTTATTTGCTGTGGCCGACAGCGAAAGCGACGGAGAGATGGACATGAGGATAAGGGAGGCAGTGGTGTCTGCAGATGAAGTCCTGCGACCACCAGTATGGGAGGTTACCACGAAGAAGGTTGATGTTGAGGACCCATCAGGACAGAGCAAGGAAGATAAGACTGAGTGCCCTCtgcccaagaagaagaagaagaagaaaaagaaagcaaCTGAATGTGAAGATGAAAGTGTCAGAACAGATTTTAAAGACCAAAAATGTCGAGCAGAGGAGAGCCCTACTctcaaaaaaggaaaaaagcaaGATCGATTGAAGAACAAGTCTGCAAAGTCTATACCTGATAAATCTTCTCTGCAACCTGGGAAAGACGGCAGAGAGACGGCGGAGAAACAAGAGCAGGAGGGCAGTGCCCAAGCAAAGGTGAAACGGAAAAGGAGAAGAAAACGCAAAGCTGTTGACGAGAGCACAGAGGTTTAAGGGCCGCTTCTGAATGCAGTTTTTTGTAATCCTGTCAAACTGCCTCCAAATACAAtagtttaagaaaaaaaaattgtgcttTTGACGTTGCGTTTCAGTAACTGAGGTTATGTCAGTGCTTGTACAAACGTTTTGGATAATGATGTTTGAGTCAGTCATGTATCAATTAAGCATAccatatacatttatttgtaataaaaaattgcattttcatttatttattttgtcttgttataaaaaaaatcaacccACTTTTTTCTTTGTTCATTTGTGTCGTAATACAACGTGTTAAGCTTGGACGAGGGTGGACCAGTGAAAAATCCATCTACTGTGGTTGTGGCTTCATTCAGATCGTTGTGAATTCAAAGGGGGGCTGAGCGATGCCAGGTTAATCCTGCCATGCAGGAGGCTCTACTGAGGGGAGGAGGCCATCTGCGTGGGAATGTAGGGGCTGATATTGGTCGGTGAAGgtgagaggagatgagatgcGTGGCTTTCTGTGCTCTGAGAGGCTGGGTAGAGCTCTAGGTCCTCTGTATCTGTAGAAACAAATCATTTTGGTATTCTCAATGACAGAATTTGATTTATTTAGCGCCATCCTCACTTAAGTGAATCAATTCAATCATAACAAGAGAAAGTGAGGCTGCAAAAAAACTACTCAGATTTATTCCAAATGTGAACACAACCAGTGCCTATAATCACAAACACGGCATTCTCATAAGCTATACCGTGTTAAACCAGTCGCTACCTTGTGTGGGCGTGTTTGCCTGCAGATGCAGAGTCTCTTCTGCCATGGg
Above is a genomic segment from Gadus morhua chromosome 6, gadMor3.0, whole genome shotgun sequence containing:
- the c6h12orf43 gene encoding protein CUSTOS, yielding MAASGKKALTGSGDSSSSEDEDLEKFKEAVWNVDGPKNTGKKHQEPKPTRRLIVSDHQHDCNELQVTPEFRAHVAKKLEHMLDGFISEKPAGAVSHQSSSTLEDDDLGFKLFATSNQGQRFDEPLCPVKRRRVPSSSESDGEMDMRIREAVVSADEVLRPPVWEVTTKKVDVEDPSGQSKEDKTECPLPKKKKKKKKKATECEDESVRTDFKDQKCRAEESPTLKKGKKQDRLKNKSAKSIPDKSSLQPGKDGRETAEKQEQEGSAQAKVKRKRRRKRKAVDESTEV